Proteins from one Streptomyces genisteinicus genomic window:
- a CDS encoding DUF488 domain-containing protein — MERAAGQVNVRRVYDEPRADDGTRVLVDRLWPRGLAKARARVDEWPKSLTPSTELRRWYHGPEGEYEEFCRRYESELAEPPAAQALSRLRALAAEGPVTLLTAAKDPAAAHTSVLLRLLGR; from the coding sequence ATGGAGCGAGCAGCCGGCCAGGTGAACGTCCGCAGGGTCTACGACGAGCCGCGCGCCGACGACGGCACCCGCGTGCTCGTCGACCGGCTCTGGCCGCGAGGGCTGGCGAAGGCGCGGGCGCGCGTCGACGAGTGGCCCAAGAGCCTCACCCCCTCGACCGAACTGCGCCGCTGGTACCACGGACCGGAGGGGGAGTACGAGGAGTTCTGCCGGCGCTACGAGTCCGAGCTGGCCGAACCGCCCGCGGCACAGGCCCTGTCCCGCCTGCGCGCCCTGGCGGCCGAGGGCCCCGTGACCCTGCTGACGGCGGCGAAGGACCCCGCCGCCGCCCACACCTCGGTGCTGCTGCGTCTCCTCGGCCGATGA
- a CDS encoding class II fructose-bisphosphate aldolase, with protein sequence MPLTSTDSLVRAAAEAGTGIGAFNVVQLEHAEAIVTGAEAAGLPVIAQISENTVRYHGSLAPIGLATLALARAAHVPVAVHLDHAESAELVHEAVALGFTSVMFDASTLPYEENVAATRKVTGHCHEHGVHVEAELGEIGGKDGAHAPGVRTDPEEARAYTAATGVDALAVAVGSSHAMATRDAALDHDLIAALRRAVPVPLVLHGSSGVDDAGLVRAVSAGMRKINISTHLNRTFTGAARSALAADEGLSDPRRYLGPARAAMASEVARLLTVLHGGDPAHPLGRTV encoded by the coding sequence ATGCCCCTCACGTCCACCGACTCCCTCGTCCGGGCCGCCGCCGAAGCGGGCACCGGCATCGGCGCGTTCAACGTGGTGCAGCTGGAGCACGCCGAGGCCATCGTGACCGGCGCGGAGGCGGCCGGGCTGCCGGTGATCGCGCAGATCAGCGAGAACACCGTGCGGTACCACGGCTCGCTCGCGCCGATCGGCCTGGCCACCCTGGCCCTGGCGCGCGCCGCGCACGTCCCGGTCGCCGTGCACCTCGACCACGCCGAGTCCGCCGAGCTGGTGCACGAGGCGGTCGCCCTGGGCTTCACCTCGGTGATGTTCGACGCGTCGACGCTGCCGTACGAGGAGAACGTGGCGGCCACCCGCAAGGTCACCGGCCACTGCCACGAGCACGGGGTGCACGTGGAGGCGGAGCTCGGCGAGATCGGCGGCAAGGACGGCGCCCACGCCCCCGGGGTGCGCACCGACCCCGAGGAGGCGCGCGCCTACACGGCGGCCACCGGGGTCGACGCGCTGGCCGTCGCCGTCGGCAGCTCGCACGCCATGGCGACCCGGGACGCGGCCCTCGACCACGACCTGATCGCCGCGCTGCGCCGGGCGGTGCCGGTGCCGCTGGTGCTGCACGGTTCCTCGGGAGTCGACGACGCCGGCCTGGTCCGGGCGGTCTCCGCCGGTATGCGGAAGATCAACATCTCGACGCATCTGAACCGGACCTTCACCGGCGCCGCCCGGTCGGCGCTGGCGGCCGACGAGGGGCTCTCCGACCCGCGCCGGTACCTGGGGCCCGCACGGGCGGCGATGGCGTCCGAGGTGGCCCGGCTGCTGACGGTCCTGCACGGCGGCGACCCGGCACACCCGCTCGGCCGCACCGTGTGA
- a CDS encoding family 2 encapsulin nanocompartment cargo protein terpene cyclase, with amino-acid sequence MPDPGLSPPPGPQTTPAPRGDDAIAHVAGAAEALLRAAAGSTAVADPPAPATPPAATAPPHDVPYTFPTTGTVPRTVPGATAADRPGAPAPEPGAAALERILRGPSGLGTASLRPGAARVPQPGADAAPADGPAVPGLYHHPVPEPDPVRVAEVSSRIKAWAVDEIQLFPDEWEGEFDGFSVGRYMVACHPDAPSVEHVMVATRLMVAENAVDDCYCEDHGGSPIGLGGRLLLAHTALDPLHTTAEYQPHWAESLHSDAPRRAYRSAMDYFRRQATASQADRFRHDMARLHLGYLAEAAWAQTDHTPEVWEYLAMRQFNNFRPCPTITDTVGGYELPADLHAQPAMQRVLALAGNATTIVNDLYSYTKELASPGRHLNLPVVIADREGLSERDAYLKAVEVHNDLMRDFEAEAAALAAACPAPSVLRFLRGVAVWVDGNHYWHRTNTYRYSLPDFW; translated from the coding sequence ATGCCCGATCCCGGGCTCTCCCCGCCGCCGGGTCCGCAGACCACCCCGGCACCCCGCGGGGACGACGCGATCGCCCACGTCGCCGGAGCCGCCGAAGCCCTCCTGCGGGCCGCCGCCGGGAGCACCGCGGTCGCCGACCCGCCCGCCCCGGCCACGCCGCCCGCCGCCACCGCACCGCCGCACGACGTGCCCTACACGTTTCCCACCACGGGAACCGTGCCGCGGACCGTGCCCGGGGCGACGGCCGCGGACCGGCCCGGCGCCCCGGCGCCCGAGCCCGGGGCCGCCGCCCTGGAGCGGATCCTCCGCGGTCCGAGCGGACTCGGCACGGCGAGTCTGCGGCCGGGCGCGGCGCGTGTGCCGCAGCCCGGGGCCGACGCGGCCCCTGCCGACGGGCCGGCCGTCCCGGGCCTCTACCACCACCCGGTGCCGGAGCCCGATCCCGTCCGGGTGGCCGAGGTCAGCAGCAGGATCAAGGCGTGGGCCGTCGACGAGATCCAGCTCTTCCCGGACGAGTGGGAGGGCGAGTTCGACGGGTTCTCCGTGGGCCGCTACATGGTCGCCTGCCATCCGGACGCGCCGAGCGTCGAGCACGTCATGGTCGCCACCCGGCTGATGGTCGCCGAGAACGCCGTCGACGACTGCTACTGCGAGGACCACGGCGGCTCGCCCATCGGGCTCGGCGGCCGGCTGCTGCTGGCGCACACCGCCCTCGACCCGCTCCACACGACCGCGGAGTACCAGCCGCACTGGGCCGAGTCGCTGCACTCGGACGCCCCCCGCCGCGCCTACCGCTCCGCCATGGACTACTTCCGGCGCCAGGCCACGGCCTCGCAAGCCGACCGCTTCCGGCACGACATGGCACGCCTGCACCTCGGCTACCTGGCCGAGGCCGCGTGGGCGCAGACCGACCACACCCCGGAGGTGTGGGAGTACCTGGCCATGCGCCAGTTCAACAACTTCCGCCCGTGCCCCACCATCACCGACACCGTGGGGGGCTACGAACTCCCCGCGGACCTGCACGCGCAGCCCGCCATGCAGCGGGTCCTCGCACTGGCGGGCAACGCCACCACCATCGTGAACGACCTGTACTCGTACACCAAGGAGCTGGCCTCGCCCGGCCGGCATCTCAACCTGCCCGTGGTGATCGCCGACCGCGAGGGCCTCTCCGAACGGGACGCCTACCTGAAGGCGGTCGAGGTCCACAACGACCTCATGCGCGACTTCGAGGCCGAGGCCGCCGCCCTCGCGGCCGCCTGCCCGGCGCCCAGTGTGCTCCGCTTCCTGCGCGGAGTGGCCGTGTGGGTCGACGGCAACCACTACTGGCACCGCACCAACACCTACCGATACAGCCTGCCCGACTTCTGGTAA
- a CDS encoding DMT family transporter has protein sequence MSGLVAAVLLSLLSAVGYAFAAVTQSRLAGAVARDGGGTRSLAAQPLWWWAVGLNGAGALAHVGALHYGPLTLVQPLGALTLVAALPLAARRDRRRVVRAEWRGALCTLAGLVGLISVTGPAAPGDALSVHESLSVAAACGLLIAVLARGRGLGHATASGVASGVASALTQTVTASVAGALPGGAAVWWQTTLVAGLVAVLSVGGLLLSQRAYRSGLAAPLALVNLSNPAAAAVIGVVLLGETFRAGGWGWLVAAASAALAARGVVLLTRAVPSGAASPGAPAPAEPAVRVPAPGPEDRTAAGAVAPAAPAAAAPAVRAPVPAREGGTTARTAGVTATGTVPEAAAPGRLLVLPPRPPAPADSTPPAALTG, from the coding sequence ATGAGCGGCCTCGTCGCCGCGGTCCTGCTCTCCCTGCTGTCGGCCGTCGGCTACGCGTTCGCCGCCGTGACGCAGTCCCGGCTTGCCGGGGCCGTCGCACGGGACGGCGGCGGGACCCGCTCACTGGCCGCCCAGCCGCTGTGGTGGTGGGCCGTGGGGCTCAACGGGGCGGGTGCGCTCGCCCATGTGGGCGCCCTGCACTACGGGCCGCTGACACTGGTCCAGCCGCTCGGCGCGCTGACTCTCGTGGCCGCACTCCCGCTGGCCGCCCGGCGCGACCGGCGCCGGGTCGTCCGGGCCGAGTGGCGCGGTGCGCTGTGCACCCTCGCCGGGCTGGTGGGCCTGATCTCGGTGACCGGGCCCGCCGCACCGGGCGACGCCCTGTCGGTGCACGAGTCGCTGTCGGTGGCGGCCGCCTGCGGCCTGCTGATCGCCGTGCTCGCACGCGGCCGGGGCCTCGGGCACGCCACCGCCTCCGGGGTCGCCTCGGGTGTGGCGTCGGCGCTGACGCAGACGGTGACCGCGTCCGTGGCCGGCGCGCTGCCGGGCGGAGCGGCGGTGTGGTGGCAGACCACGCTGGTCGCGGGGCTGGTGGCCGTCCTCTCCGTCGGCGGGCTGCTGCTCTCGCAGCGCGCCTACCGGAGCGGCCTGGCGGCCCCGCTGGCGCTCGTCAACCTCTCCAACCCGGCAGCGGCCGCCGTGATCGGCGTCGTGCTGCTGGGCGAGACGTTCCGGGCGGGCGGCTGGGGCTGGCTGGTCGCCGCCGCGTCGGCGGCACTGGCGGCCCGCGGGGTGGTCCTGCTGACCCGGGCGGTCCCGTCCGGGGCGGCCTCGCCGGGAGCGCCTGCACCCGCCGAACCGGCCGTGCGCGTGCCCGCGCCCGGACCGGAGGACCGGACGGCGGCAGGAGCGGTGGCGCCGGCAGCACCCGCGGCCGCCGCACCGGCCGTCCGCGCACCCGTGCCCGCGCGGGAAGGCGGGACGACGGCGCGGACGGCGGGCGTCACCGCCACCGGGACCGTGCCCGAGGCCGCGGCGCCGGGCAGACTGCTGGTCCTCCCGCCGCGCCCGCCCGCACCGGCGGACAGCACGCCCCCGGCAGCACTGACCGGCTGA
- a CDS encoding family 2B encapsulin nanocompartment shell protein, with translation MTVDTSQEVLPEQPPQQQSSLSTAAARNLASTTKSAPQMQEITSRWLLRMLPWVEAKGGSYRVNRRLSYTVGDGRIEFVQDGSDVRVIPRELGELALLRGFEDVEVLTALADRCSQREFRAGEVLVERGTPADQIHLIAHGRISQTAVGKYGDEVAVATRADGDRFGENALLDTDATWDYTATAETAGTLLTLSRADFAAVLSNAPSLQEHIQNFSSLPQQRQNHHGEAEIAMSAGHVGEAVLPSAFVDYELRPREYELSVAQTVLRVHTRVADLYNGPHNQTEEQLRLTIEALRERQEHELLNNREFGLLHNADFKQRIQPHSGPPTPDDLDELLCRRRGTRMMLAHPRTIAAIGRELNARGLYPDHVDVGGQQVPAWRGVPILPCNKIPISKENTSSILAMRTGEDNQGVIGLFQTGLPEEYEPGLSVRFMGISEQAIISYLVSTYYSAAILVPDALGVLENVQIARKRD, from the coding sequence ATGACAGTTGACACCAGCCAGGAAGTGCTGCCGGAGCAGCCGCCCCAGCAGCAGTCGAGCCTGAGTACGGCCGCGGCCCGCAACCTCGCCTCGACGACCAAGTCCGCGCCCCAGATGCAGGAGATCACCTCCCGCTGGCTGCTGCGGATGCTTCCCTGGGTGGAGGCCAAGGGCGGTTCCTACCGGGTGAACCGCCGGCTGAGCTACACCGTCGGCGACGGCCGCATCGAGTTCGTCCAGGACGGCTCGGACGTCCGCGTGATCCCCCGCGAGCTCGGCGAACTCGCCCTGCTGCGCGGCTTCGAGGACGTCGAGGTGCTCACCGCCCTCGCCGACCGCTGCTCCCAGCGCGAGTTCCGCGCCGGCGAGGTCCTCGTCGAACGGGGCACCCCTGCCGACCAGATCCATCTGATCGCCCACGGCCGCATCAGCCAGACCGCGGTCGGCAAGTACGGGGACGAGGTCGCCGTCGCCACCCGCGCCGACGGCGACCGGTTCGGCGAGAACGCCCTGCTGGACACCGACGCCACCTGGGACTACACGGCCACCGCCGAGACCGCGGGCACGCTCCTGACGCTGTCCCGCGCCGACTTCGCCGCCGTGCTGTCCAACGCGCCGAGCCTCCAGGAGCACATCCAGAACTTCAGCTCGCTGCCCCAGCAGCGGCAGAACCACCACGGCGAGGCCGAGATCGCGATGTCGGCCGGCCACGTCGGCGAGGCCGTGCTGCCGAGCGCCTTCGTGGACTACGAACTCCGCCCGAGGGAGTACGAACTCTCCGTCGCGCAGACCGTCCTCCGCGTCCACACCCGGGTCGCCGACCTGTACAACGGCCCGCACAACCAGACCGAGGAGCAACTCCGCCTCACCATCGAGGCACTGAGGGAGCGTCAGGAGCACGAACTCCTCAACAACCGCGAGTTCGGCCTGCTCCACAACGCCGACTTCAAGCAGCGCATCCAGCCCCACTCCGGCCCGCCCACCCCGGACGACCTCGACGAGCTGCTCTGCCGCCGCCGCGGCACCCGGATGATGCTGGCCCACCCCCGGACGATCGCGGCGATCGGCCGCGAGCTGAACGCCCGCGGACTGTACCCGGACCACGTCGACGTCGGCGGCCAGCAGGTCCCGGCCTGGCGCGGGGTGCCCATCCTGCCGTGCAACAAGATCCCCATCAGCAAGGAGAACACCAGCTCCATCCTCGCCATGCGTACCGGCGAGGACAACCAGGGCGTCATCGGCCTCTTCCAGACCGGGCTGCCGGAGGAGTACGAGCCGGGACTGTCCGTGCGGTTCATGGGCATCAGCGAGCAGGCGATCATCTCGTACCTGGTCAGCACCTACTACTCCGCGGCCATCCTGGTCCCCGATGCACTCGGCGTCCTGGAGAACGTGCAGATCGCCCGCAAGCGGGACTGA
- a CDS encoding TetR/AcrR family transcriptional regulator, producing the protein MSTQAATSAARRSKITPEREQELFAAVLDLLREGGYDAVTMEGVAARTRCGKATLYRQWKTKPRLVTAALDARRCVLFTGIDTGSLAGDLREAARLACDRRSRDSALMEAVGQAYLQHPDLRDALRETVIDPEVAALDAMLRRAVDRGELAAGNPAIAYVAPCFMGVLRVERLFDDRLGDADGLPGFVEAVLFPALGIAGPAR; encoded by the coding sequence ATGTCCACGCAGGCCGCCACGTCAGCCGCCCGCCGCAGCAAGATCACGCCGGAGCGTGAGCAGGAACTCTTCGCGGCCGTGCTCGACCTGCTCCGCGAGGGCGGGTACGACGCCGTGACCATGGAAGGCGTCGCCGCCCGCACCCGGTGCGGCAAGGCGACGCTGTACCGGCAGTGGAAGACCAAGCCCCGGCTCGTCACCGCCGCCCTGGACGCCCGGCGCTGCGTGCTGTTCACCGGCATCGACACCGGCTCGCTCGCGGGCGACCTGCGGGAGGCCGCACGGCTCGCCTGCGACCGCCGCAGCCGGGACTCCGCCCTGATGGAGGCCGTGGGGCAGGCCTACCTCCAGCACCCCGATCTGCGGGACGCCCTGCGCGAGACGGTGATCGACCCCGAGGTGGCCGCCCTCGACGCGATGCTGCGCCGTGCCGTCGACCGCGGCGAGCTCGCCGCCGGCAACCCGGCGATCGCCTACGTGGCGCCCTGCTTCATGGGGGTGCTGCGCGTCGAGCGGCTCTTCGACGACCGCCTCGGCGACGCCGACGGGCTCCCGGGCTTCGTCGAAGCCGTGCTCTTCCCCGCACTCGGCATCGCCGGCCCCGCCCGGTAG
- a CDS encoding geranyl diphosphate 2-C-methyltransferase: MDSSVTSTDTTVSAFVPAPASPYQGDIARYWDQEARPVNLRLGDVDGLYHHHYGIGDVDLAALGDSGDAAYDKRLVAELHRLESAQAEVLLDHLGTIGRDDLLVDAGCGRGGSMVMAHQRFGCSVEGLTLSAKQADFGNRRAHELGIEDRVHSRVCNMLDMPFETGQAAGSWNNESSMYVDLEDLFAEHSRVLRVGGRYVTITGCWNPRYGQPSKWVSQINAHFECNIHSRREYLRAMADNRLVPQAVIDLTPDTLPYWELRATSSLVTGIEEAFINSYKDGSFQYVLIAADRV; the protein is encoded by the coding sequence ATGGATTCCTCTGTGACCAGCACCGACACCACCGTCTCCGCCTTCGTCCCCGCCCCGGCCTCGCCGTACCAGGGTGACATCGCCCGCTACTGGGACCAGGAGGCCAGGCCGGTGAACCTGCGCCTCGGCGACGTGGACGGGCTCTACCACCACCACTACGGCATCGGCGACGTCGACCTGGCCGCGCTCGGGGACAGCGGCGACGCCGCGTACGACAAGAGGCTGGTGGCCGAACTCCACCGGCTGGAGTCGGCGCAGGCCGAGGTGCTGCTGGACCACCTCGGCACCATCGGGCGGGACGACCTGCTGGTGGACGCCGGCTGCGGGCGCGGGGGCTCGATGGTGATGGCCCATCAGCGCTTCGGCTGCTCCGTCGAAGGGCTCACGCTCTCCGCCAAGCAGGCCGACTTCGGCAACCGCCGGGCCCATGAACTCGGCATCGAGGACCGGGTCCACTCCCGGGTGTGCAACATGCTCGACATGCCCTTCGAGACCGGGCAGGCGGCCGGCTCGTGGAACAACGAGTCCAGCATGTACGTCGATCTGGAGGACCTCTTCGCCGAGCACTCCCGGGTGCTCCGCGTCGGCGGACGCTACGTGACCATCACCGGCTGCTGGAACCCGCGTTACGGCCAGCCGTCGAAGTGGGTCTCGCAGATCAACGCCCACTTCGAGTGCAACATCCACTCCCGCCGCGAGTACCTGCGCGCCATGGCCGACAACCGCCTCGTGCCCCAGGCGGTCATCGACCTCACCCCGGACACCCTGCCCTACTGGGAGCTGCGTGCCACCTCCTCGCTGGTGACCGGGATCGAGGAGGCGTTCATCAACTCGTACAAGGACGGGTCCTTCCAGTACGTGCTGATCGCCGCCGACCGCGTCTGA
- a CDS encoding pectate lyase family protein, whose amino-acid sequence MRRPVALRLCAGLATTAVAATAGVMLTMPTASAATGGVTGYATQNGGTTGGAGGQTVRATTGTAIHQALCSRASSSTPITIQVEGTINHGNTAKVSGDSCNTAAGVIELKQISNVTIIGVGNGAVFDQLGIHIRESSNIVIQNVTVKNVKKSGSPTSNGGDAISMESDVRNVWVDHVTLEASGGESEGFDGLFDMKDNTQYVTLSYSTLRNSGRGGLIGSSESDVSNGFVTFHHNLYENIDSRAPLLRGGVAHMYNNHYKKLNESGINSRAGARAKVDNNYFEDAKDVLGTFYTDAAGTWHVSGNVFDNVTWSAKGTDNNPAGPDVKSTTTVNVPYSFALDPANCVPDVVGRTAGANKGLQVSDGNCTPQTPDPTPTQPPTTQPPTTQPPTTPPPTTPPSGTNLSLTAGADGSSKASGTSYGNVRDGSMGTHWSPAGATGSVSVKWGSAVSVSKVAIREASGSAGSIQGWRVLNGDTGTVLASGTGVGSTISIPVTSAKKLTFEITGSTGTPKVAEFETYAG is encoded by the coding sequence ATGAGGCGACCAGTCGCACTGCGACTCTGTGCGGGGCTGGCCACGACGGCCGTCGCGGCGACGGCGGGCGTGATGCTGACGATGCCCACCGCGTCCGCGGCGACCGGTGGTGTCACCGGCTACGCGACGCAGAACGGCGGCACCACCGGCGGCGCCGGGGGCCAGACCGTGCGCGCCACCACCGGCACCGCGATCCACCAGGCGCTGTGCAGCCGGGCCAGCAGCAGCACCCCGATCACCATCCAGGTCGAGGGCACGATCAACCACGGCAACACGGCCAAGGTGTCCGGCGACAGCTGCAACACCGCCGCCGGCGTCATCGAGCTCAAGCAGATCAGCAACGTCACCATCATCGGCGTGGGCAACGGTGCCGTGTTCGACCAACTCGGCATCCACATACGCGAATCCAGCAACATCGTCATCCAGAACGTCACCGTGAAGAACGTCAAGAAGTCGGGCTCGCCGACCTCCAACGGCGGAGACGCCATCAGCATGGAGAGCGACGTCCGCAACGTCTGGGTCGACCACGTCACTCTGGAGGCGTCGGGCGGTGAGTCGGAGGGCTTCGACGGCCTCTTCGACATGAAGGACAACACCCAGTACGTGACGCTCTCCTACAGCACCCTGCGCAACTCCGGCCGCGGCGGCCTGATCGGTTCCAGCGAGTCGGACGTCTCCAACGGTTTCGTCACGTTCCACCACAACCTGTACGAGAACATCGACTCCCGCGCCCCCCTGCTGCGCGGCGGTGTCGCCCACATGTACAACAACCACTACAAGAAGCTGAACGAGTCCGGCATCAACTCCCGCGCCGGCGCCCGCGCGAAGGTGGACAACAACTACTTCGAGGACGCCAAGGACGTCCTGGGCACCTTCTACACGGACGCGGCGGGCACCTGGCACGTCAGCGGCAACGTCTTCGACAACGTCACCTGGTCCGCCAAGGGCACGGACAACAACCCGGCCGGTCCGGACGTGAAGTCGACCACCACCGTCAACGTCCCCTACTCCTTCGCTCTCGACCCGGCGAACTGCGTGCCGGACGTGGTCGGCCGCACCGCGGGCGCGAACAAGGGCCTCCAGGTCTCGGACGGCAACTGCACCCCGCAGACGCCGGACCCGACGCCCACCCAGCCGCCGACGACCCAGCCTCCCACCACGCAGCCGCCGACCACTCCGCCGCCCACCACGCCCCCGAGCGGCACCAACCTCAGCCTGACGGCCGGCGCCGACGGCTCCAGCAAGGCGAGCGGCACGAGCTACGGCAACGTCCGCGACGGCAGCATGGGCACCCACTGGTCGCCGGCGGGCGCGACCGGCTCCGTCTCGGTGAAGTGGGGCTCCGCCGTCAGCGTCTCCAAGGTGGCGATCCGGGAGGCCTCGGGCTCCGCGGGAAGCATCCAGGGCTGGCGCGTCCTCAACGGCGACACCGGGACCGTCCTGGCCTCGGGCACGGGTGTCGGCAGCACGATCTCCATCCCCGTGACGTCGGCGAAGAAGCTCACCTTCGAGATCACCGGCTCCACCGGCACCCCGAAGGTCGCGGAGTTCGAGACCTACGCGGGATGA
- a CDS encoding phosphatase PAP2 family protein has protein sequence MAAGKRPAIPGTAAAHRPPLLRELALVTVLFLVYKLGRLLAGGHEARAFHNADGIWAAERALRLPDEGIVQRALLHSDTLVHAANTYYAVVHFPATIAFLVWLYVRRPAHYRWARRALAGLTAAALMLHLLMPLAPPRMLSAAGLVDTAQVYGPSVYGAVPEADSMANQFAAMPSLHVGWALMVAVGLMAATRGRLRALWLLHPLLTLFVVVGTANHYWIDAVVAALLLGGVLLLMRAPHFGPLARGSGGPAAAAPAGALR, from the coding sequence ATGGCTGCCGGGAAACGTCCCGCGATACCGGGGACGGCCGCTGCCCACAGGCCGCCGCTGCTGCGCGAGCTCGCGCTGGTGACGGTGCTGTTCCTCGTCTACAAGCTCGGCCGCCTCCTCGCAGGCGGCCACGAGGCCCGCGCCTTCCACAACGCGGACGGCATATGGGCGGCCGAGCGCGCCCTGCGCCTCCCGGACGAGGGGATCGTGCAGCGCGCACTGCTGCACAGCGACACCCTCGTGCACGCGGCGAACACCTACTACGCCGTGGTGCACTTCCCCGCCACGATCGCCTTCCTCGTCTGGCTGTACGTGCGACGGCCCGCCCACTACCGCTGGGCCCGCCGGGCGCTCGCCGGGCTGACGGCCGCGGCACTGATGCTGCACCTGCTGATGCCCCTGGCGCCGCCGCGGATGCTCTCCGCCGCCGGACTCGTCGACACCGCCCAGGTCTACGGTCCGTCGGTGTACGGGGCGGTCCCGGAGGCCGACTCGATGGCGAACCAGTTCGCCGCGATGCCCTCGCTGCACGTCGGCTGGGCGCTGATGGTGGCCGTCGGCCTGATGGCCGCCACCCGCGGCAGGCTGCGGGCCCTGTGGCTGCTGCATCCGCTGCTCACCCTGTTCGTGGTGGTGGGGACCGCCAACCACTACTGGATCGACGCGGTCGTGGCCGCCCTCCTCCTCGGCGGGGTCCTGCTGCTGATGCGGGCGCCGCACTTCGGACCGCTGGCACGCGGATCGGGCGGACCCGCCGCGGCCGCCCCCGCCGGAGCGCTGCGATGA
- a CDS encoding DeoR/GlpR family DNA-binding transcription regulator, translated as MSKHERWNALLELLAADGRVDVEDAAGTLEVSPATIRRDLDELAAQQMLVRTRGGAIAHGVSYELPLRYKSSRHASEKQRIASAVAELIGEGEVVGLNGGTTTTEVARALALRAGSARRDTPDANAPVLTVVTNALNIAGELAVRPQIKIVVTGGVARPQTYELVGPLTVGVLNEVVLDVAVLGVDGIDPELGVMTHQEDEASISRLFAERAQRVILVTDSSKMGKRAFARICGLDSIDVVVTDSSVPADVAEGLAEAGIKVVAV; from the coding sequence ATGTCCAAGCACGAGCGGTGGAACGCGCTGCTGGAATTGCTCGCGGCCGACGGCAGGGTGGACGTCGAGGATGCCGCCGGCACGCTGGAGGTCTCCCCGGCCACCATCCGCCGCGACCTGGACGAACTCGCCGCCCAGCAGATGCTCGTGCGCACCCGCGGCGGCGCCATCGCGCACGGCGTCTCCTACGAACTGCCGCTGAGGTACAAGTCGTCCCGGCACGCCTCGGAGAAGCAGCGGATCGCCTCGGCCGTCGCCGAACTCATCGGGGAGGGCGAGGTCGTGGGCCTCAACGGAGGCACCACGACCACCGAGGTCGCCCGCGCGCTCGCGCTGCGCGCGGGCAGCGCCCGGCGCGACACCCCCGACGCGAACGCGCCCGTCCTCACCGTCGTCACCAACGCCCTGAACATCGCGGGCGAGCTCGCCGTGCGCCCGCAGATCAAGATCGTCGTCACGGGCGGGGTCGCCCGCCCCCAGACGTACGAACTCGTCGGTCCCCTCACCGTCGGCGTCCTCAACGAGGTCGTCCTCGACGTCGCCGTGCTCGGCGTCGACGGCATCGATCCCGAACTCGGCGTGATGACCCATCAGGAGGACGAGGCGAGCATCAGCCGCCTCTTCGCCGAGCGGGCCCAGCGCGTCATCCTCGTCACGGACTCCTCGAAGATGGGGAAGCGGGCCTTCGCCCGGATCTGCGGGCTGGACAGCATCGACGTCGTGGTGACCGACTCCTCCGTCCCCGCGGACGTCGCCGAGGGCCTCGCGGAGGCGGGCATCAAGGTCGTCGCGGTCTGA
- a CDS encoding DUF309 domain-containing protein — protein MDEVRDGGPGRDRDAEGRARSARPRDGLGRPLPYGATGVERQPEGVLRSPAQSLAEAQRLLDEGKPFHAHEVFEDAWKSGPAPERELWRGLAQLAVGLTHAARGNVTGGARLLVRGAGRVEPFPDPHGIDVRGLAAWARELAGRLTGPVDPASEAPSLTGRADPGPPLRRGSGRRDD, from the coding sequence ATGGACGAGGTACGGGACGGCGGGCCGGGACGGGACCGCGACGCGGAGGGCAGGGCGCGCAGCGCCCGGCCGCGGGACGGTCTGGGGCGGCCGCTCCCGTACGGCGCGACGGGTGTCGAGCGCCAGCCGGAGGGAGTCCTGCGCAGCCCGGCGCAGTCACTGGCCGAGGCGCAGCGGCTGCTGGACGAGGGGAAGCCGTTCCACGCGCACGAGGTGTTCGAGGACGCGTGGAAGTCGGGGCCGGCGCCGGAGCGGGAGCTGTGGCGAGGGCTCGCCCAACTCGCCGTGGGCCTCACCCATGCCGCCCGGGGAAACGTGACGGGCGGTGCGCGGCTGCTGGTGCGCGGCGCCGGCCGCGTCGAGCCGTTCCCCGACCCGCACGGGATCGACGTGCGCGGGCTGGCCGCGTGGGCACGGGAGTTGGCGGGCCGCCTGACGGGGCCGGTGGACCCCGCGTCGGAGGCTCCGTCGCTGACGGGGCGTGCGGACCCCGGCCCGCCGCTGCGCCGCGGTTCCGGACGCCGGGACGACTGA